A DNA window from Pseudomonas tohonis contains the following coding sequences:
- a CDS encoding acyl-CoA dehydrogenase has product MDFAYSPKVQELRERVTAFMDTYVYPAEPVFEQQVAEGDRWQPTAIMEELKAKARAEGLWNLFLPESELGAGLTNMEYAPLAEIMGRSLLGPEPFNCSAPDTGNMEVLVRYANEAQKKQWLEPLLRGEIRSAFAMTEPGVASSDATNMEARAVRQGDEWVINGRKWWTSGACDPRCKILVFMGLSNPDAPRHQQHSMILVPVDTPGVKILRPLPVFGYDDAPHGHAEVLFEDVRVPYENVLLGEGRGFEIAQGRLGPGRIHHCMRSIGMAERALELMCKRAVSRTAFGKPLARLGGNIDKIADSRMEIDMARLLTLKAAYMMDTVGNKVAKSEIAQIKVVAPNVALRVIDRAIQIHGGAGVSNDFPLAYMYAMQRTLRLADGPDEVHRAAIGKFEIGKYVPKEMLRSGH; this is encoded by the coding sequence ATGGATTTCGCCTACTCCCCCAAGGTTCAGGAACTGCGTGAACGCGTCACCGCGTTCATGGACACCTACGTCTATCCGGCCGAGCCGGTATTCGAGCAACAGGTTGCAGAGGGTGATCGCTGGCAGCCCACCGCGATCATGGAAGAGCTCAAGGCCAAGGCCCGCGCCGAGGGCCTGTGGAACCTGTTCCTGCCCGAGTCCGAACTCGGCGCCGGCCTGACCAACATGGAGTACGCGCCGCTGGCCGAGATCATGGGCCGCTCGCTGCTCGGCCCGGAGCCGTTCAACTGCTCCGCGCCGGACACCGGCAACATGGAAGTGCTGGTGCGCTACGCCAACGAAGCACAGAAGAAGCAATGGCTGGAGCCGCTGCTGCGCGGCGAGATCCGCTCCGCCTTCGCCATGACCGAGCCGGGCGTGGCCTCCTCCGATGCCACCAACATGGAAGCCCGCGCCGTGCGCCAGGGTGACGAGTGGGTGATCAACGGCCGCAAGTGGTGGACCTCCGGCGCCTGCGACCCGCGCTGCAAGATCCTCGTGTTCATGGGCCTGTCCAACCCGGACGCGCCGCGCCACCAGCAGCACTCGATGATCCTCGTGCCGGTGGACACCCCCGGGGTGAAGATCCTCCGTCCGCTGCCGGTGTTCGGCTACGACGACGCCCCCCACGGCCACGCCGAAGTGCTGTTCGAAGACGTGCGCGTGCCCTACGAGAACGTCCTGCTGGGCGAGGGCCGTGGCTTCGAGATCGCCCAGGGTCGCCTCGGCCCGGGCCGTATCCACCACTGCATGCGCTCCATCGGCATGGCCGAGCGCGCGCTGGAACTGATGTGCAAGCGCGCCGTCAGCCGCACCGCCTTCGGCAAGCCGCTGGCCCGCCTGGGTGGCAACATCGACAAGATCGCCGATTCGCGGATGGAGATCGACATGGCCCGCCTGCTGACCCTGAAGGCGGCCTACATGATGGACACCGTGGGCAACAAGGTGGCCAAGAGCGAGATAGCCCAGATCAAGGTCGTGGCGCCCAACGTCGCCCTGCGGGTGATCGACCGCGCCATCCAGATCCACGGCGGTGCCGGTGTCTCCAACGACTTCCCGCTGGCCTACATGTACGCCATGCAGCGCACCCTGCGCCTGGCCGACGGCCCGGACGAAGTGCACCGCGCGGCCATCGGCAAGTTCGAGATCGGCAAGTACGTACCGAAGGAAATGCTGCGCAGCGGCCATTGA
- a CDS encoding TonB-dependent receptor family protein produces MPTHRSAWALSLALASLAQAETLQVEPLVITGSRYPASGFDLPFSVDRIEREQASLGQPGVNLSEALNAVPGLVVQNRQNQAQDLQVSSRGFGARSAFGIRGIKLIADGIPASNPDGQGQAATFDLDTLDHIEVLRGPFASIYGSNAGGVIQVFSRDGQGAPKVSSETSQAAWGTRRTRLTAEGGNDQGGFLVNQSHYESDGYRKHSAATLDKTFAKLTLYPDDASKLALTFSQLNQNDTQDPLGLTWAGYQADPRGVADAALNYDTRKTIDHRQAGLNYEHAFDAGTWQATLYGGTRRVIQYQAIPSSAQASPRSAGGVIDFERSFHGASTRWLQDFDPGLGNLTLTTGVDYDHSSDDRQGYENFVGTQLGVRGNLRRDERDEVSSIAPYLQLGWRLGDINLQGGLRYNEVAFDVDDRYIRPGNGDDSGSVTYRDLTPTLGASYALTPDLNLYASWGKGFETPTLNELSYSGPGDSFGFDLDAASSRQYEVGIKSLLGEATRLNLALFRIDTEDELVVDAASGGRTRYQNAARTRRQGLELSLDSALGETLHTRIAYTRLSATYDQGFRSGGRDIPAGRHLPGVPATSLWGELEWRPREGIATALEGLYRSKLYVEDSNSARPAPGYALLNWRARFEQKLERLTFSQTLRLDNLLDRRYIGSVIVGDGNQRYYEPGPGRAWYVAAGLEYAFD; encoded by the coding sequence ATGCCGACTCATCGATCCGCCTGGGCGCTGTCCCTGGCGCTCGCCTCGCTGGCCCAGGCCGAAACGCTGCAGGTCGAGCCGCTGGTGATCACCGGCAGCCGCTACCCGGCCAGCGGCTTCGACCTGCCCTTCTCCGTCGACCGCATCGAGCGCGAGCAGGCCAGCCTCGGGCAGCCCGGGGTCAACCTCTCCGAGGCGCTCAACGCGGTGCCCGGCCTGGTGGTGCAGAACCGCCAGAACCAGGCCCAGGACCTGCAGGTCTCCTCGCGCGGTTTCGGCGCCCGCTCGGCCTTCGGCATCCGCGGCATCAAGCTGATCGCCGACGGCATCCCCGCCTCCAACCCGGACGGCCAGGGCCAGGCGGCCACCTTCGACCTCGACACCCTCGACCACATCGAAGTGCTGCGCGGCCCCTTCGCCAGCATCTACGGCAGCAACGCCGGCGGCGTGATCCAGGTCTTTTCCCGCGACGGCCAGGGCGCGCCCAAGGTCTCCAGCGAAACCTCCCAGGCCGCCTGGGGCACCCGTCGCACCCGCCTCACCGCCGAGGGCGGCAACGACCAGGGCGGCTTCCTGGTCAACCAGTCCCACTACGAAAGCGACGGCTACCGCAAACACAGCGCCGCCACCCTGGACAAGACCTTCGCCAAGCTCACCCTCTACCCCGACGACGCCAGCAAGCTGGCCCTGACCTTCAGCCAGCTGAACCAGAACGACACCCAGGACCCGCTCGGCCTGACCTGGGCCGGCTACCAGGCCGACCCGCGTGGCGTCGCCGATGCGGCGCTGAACTACGACACGCGCAAGACCATCGACCACCGCCAGGCCGGCCTCAACTACGAACACGCCTTCGACGCCGGCACCTGGCAAGCCACCCTCTATGGCGGCACGCGACGGGTGATCCAGTACCAGGCCATCCCCTCCTCCGCCCAGGCCAGCCCGCGCAGCGCAGGCGGCGTGATCGACTTCGAGCGCAGCTTCCACGGCGCCAGCACCCGCTGGCTGCAGGACTTCGACCCCGGCCTCGGCAACCTCACCCTCACCACCGGGGTGGACTACGACCACTCCAGCGACGACCGCCAGGGCTACGAGAACTTCGTCGGCACCCAGCTGGGCGTGCGCGGCAACCTGCGCCGGGACGAGCGCGACGAGGTCAGCAGCATCGCCCCCTACCTGCAGCTGGGCTGGCGCCTGGGCGACATCAACCTGCAGGGCGGCCTGCGCTACAACGAAGTGGCCTTCGATGTGGATGACCGCTACATCCGCCCCGGCAACGGCGACGACAGCGGCTCGGTCACCTACCGCGACCTGACCCCGACCCTGGGCGCCAGCTACGCGCTGACGCCCGATCTGAACCTCTACGCCAGCTGGGGCAAGGGCTTCGAGACGCCGACACTCAACGAGCTGTCCTACTCCGGCCCCGGCGACAGCTTCGGCTTCGACCTCGATGCCGCCAGCAGCCGGCAGTACGAAGTCGGCATCAAGAGCCTGCTGGGCGAAGCCACCCGCCTCAACCTCGCGCTGTTCCGCATCGACACCGAGGACGAACTGGTGGTCGACGCCGCCAGCGGTGGCCGCACCCGCTACCAGAACGCCGCCCGCACCCGGCGCCAGGGCCTGGAGCTGTCCCTGGACAGCGCGCTCGGCGAAACCCTGCACACACGCATCGCCTACACCCGCCTCAGCGCCACCTACGACCAGGGCTTTCGCAGCGGCGGCCGCGACATCCCCGCCGGCCGCCACCTGCCGGGCGTCCCCGCCACCAGCCTCTGGGGCGAACTGGAATGGCGCCCGCGCGAAGGCATCGCCACTGCGCTGGAAGGCCTCTACCGCAGCAAGCTCTATGTCGAGGACAGCAACAGCGCCCGCCCGGCACCCGGCTACGCCCTGCTCAACTGGCGCGCCCGCTTCGAACAGAAACTCGAGCGCCTGACCTTCAGCCAGACCCTGCGCCTGGACAACCTGCTGGACCGCCGCTACATCGGCTCGGTCATCGTCGGCGACGGCAACCAGCGCTACTACGAACCCGGCCCGGGCCGTGCCTGGTATGTCGCGGCGGGACTCGAATACGCGTTCGATTGA
- a CDS encoding LysR family transcriptional regulator yields MNLNKVDLNLFIVFDAIYTEANLTRAGQIVGITQPAVSNALARLRETFNDPLFVRTAQGMVPTPMAQNIIGPVRNALQQLRISVQESRTFNPGQANKTYRISMTDLTETVILPPLFQRLRRLAPNVQIESFLAKRRETTKELAAGRLDFAVDAPLNTDPQVRHVKLMEDRYVCAMRRGHPLAKEKISLDEYLSLTHIHISSRRSGLGYIDLSLGKMGIQRKIALRSQHYLMASTVMQNTDMAMTVPERFARRHELHYVELPVNDVPSLETHLYWHESTDQDPANRWMREQMIEICQQVTAQEQRAEKAEKA; encoded by the coding sequence ATGAATCTGAACAAGGTCGATCTCAACCTCTTCATCGTCTTCGACGCCATCTACACCGAGGCCAACCTGACCCGCGCCGGGCAGATCGTGGGCATCACCCAGCCCGCCGTTTCCAACGCCCTCGCCCGCCTGCGCGAGACCTTCAACGACCCGCTCTTCGTGCGCACCGCCCAGGGCATGGTGCCCACGCCCATGGCGCAGAACATCATCGGCCCGGTGCGCAACGCCCTGCAGCAACTGCGCATCTCGGTCCAGGAAAGCCGTACCTTCAACCCCGGCCAGGCCAACAAGACCTACCGCATCAGCATGACCGACCTCACCGAGACGGTGATCCTGCCGCCGCTGTTCCAGCGCCTGCGCCGGCTCGCCCCCAACGTGCAGATCGAGAGCTTCCTGGCCAAGCGCCGCGAGACCACCAAGGAGCTGGCCGCCGGGCGCCTGGACTTCGCCGTCGACGCCCCGCTGAACACCGACCCGCAGGTGCGCCACGTCAAGCTGATGGAAGACCGCTACGTCTGCGCCATGCGCCGTGGCCACCCGCTGGCGAAGGAAAAGATCAGCCTCGACGAATACCTGTCGCTGACCCACATCCACATCTCCAGCCGCCGCAGCGGCCTCGGCTACATCGACCTGTCCCTCGGCAAGATGGGCATCCAGCGCAAGATCGCCCTGCGCTCCCAGCACTACCTGATGGCCTCCACCGTGATGCAGAACACCGACATGGCGATGACCGTGCCCGAGCGCTTCGCCCGCCGCCACGAGCTGCACTACGTCGAGCTGCCGGTGAACGACGTGCCCTCCCTGGAAACCCACCTCTATTGGCACGAGAGCACCGACCAGGACCCGGCCAACCGCTGGATGCGCGAGCAGATGATCGAGATCTGCCAGCAGGTCACCGCCCAGGAACAGCGCGCCGAAAAAGCCGAGAAGGCCTGA
- a CDS encoding efflux RND transporter permease subunit, which yields MTLSDLCIRRPVFATVLSLVVVLLGLMAYQRLTVREYPNIDVPIVTVNVIYPGASPEIMESQVAQPIEDVLSGIEGLDFVSSISRSENTQITAQFRLGTDADEAANDVRDRLGRVRGLLPTEIDEPVVQKVEADAQPVVWIAFYSERHSAMEITDVLERVVQDRLQTIPGVSEVQIRGARTYAMRIWLDPEKLAAHDLTVQDVEDALRRQNVEIPAGRIESVQREFSVLSETDLKTPEEFNDLIIDDRRGYLLRLSDVGHAEIGAADERSLVRFNGRPAVSLGLVRQATANPLEISDGLNAALPEVRELLPEGMQMAIANDNSLFIRESISNVYATIWEAVVLVVLIIFLFLRSLRATLIPLVTIPVSLIGACALMALMGFTINTLTLLAMVLAIGLVVDDAIVVLENIHRHIEAGLSPVQAAFKGSREIAFAVIAMTLTLAAVYAPIGFMQGTSGKLFTEFSWTLAGAVLVSGFVALTLSPMMCGQLLKAHRPGERHGRLYNLVEGFLNGLTYSYRHLMERVLRAWVLIAVFLVGVLLLCAWMFTGLRSELAPTEDTGTIVGTLNGPDGATLQYTSRYAKMLEDAYKSIPETNRYMVVVGFPTVAQGLSFMKLEDWDKRSRSQFEIRDELLPKLQDIPGVRAFPVNRPPLGQSARNQPVNFVIRSSLEYAELQQYVDTLLARIRDYPGLESIDTDLKLNTPQLKVTVNREQATAVGTDVATIGRSLESLFGSRQVTRFKQNGEQYDVLVQLANVDRSNPDDLNRVYVRGRDDSMVQLSNLIEVKETVSPRELNHFNQLRAVTLSANVGSGYTLGEALTHLERVAREVMPPETQFDYTGTSRDFKESSAGVALTFALALVFIYLVLAAQFESFVDPLIILFSVPLSIAGALLALELFGGTLNIYSQVGMVTLIGLITKHGILIVEFANQLLREGRSLDEAVMEASVQRLRPILMTTGAMVLGSLPLAIATGAGAESRQQIGMVIVGGLLVGTFFTLFVVPTLYRKLRHWRPMRLEEPALA from the coding sequence ATGACCCTGTCCGACCTGTGCATCCGCCGCCCGGTATTCGCCACCGTCCTCTCCCTGGTGGTGGTGCTGCTCGGGCTGATGGCCTACCAGCGCCTGACGGTGCGCGAGTACCCGAACATCGACGTGCCCATCGTCACCGTCAACGTCATCTACCCCGGCGCCAGCCCGGAGATCATGGAGTCCCAGGTGGCGCAGCCCATCGAGGACGTGCTCTCCGGCATCGAGGGGCTGGACTTCGTGTCCTCCATCAGCCGCTCGGAGAACACCCAGATCACCGCGCAGTTCCGCCTCGGCACAGACGCCGACGAGGCGGCCAACGACGTGCGTGACCGCCTGGGCCGGGTGCGCGGCCTGCTGCCCACCGAGATCGACGAGCCGGTGGTGCAGAAGGTCGAGGCCGACGCCCAGCCGGTGGTGTGGATCGCCTTCTACAGCGAGCGGCACTCGGCGATGGAGATCACCGACGTGCTGGAGCGCGTGGTCCAGGACCGCCTGCAGACCATCCCCGGCGTTTCCGAGGTGCAGATACGCGGTGCGCGCACCTACGCCATGCGCATCTGGCTGGACCCGGAGAAGCTCGCCGCCCACGACCTCACCGTGCAGGACGTGGAGGACGCCCTGCGCCGGCAGAACGTGGAGATCCCCGCCGGGCGCATCGAGTCGGTGCAGCGCGAGTTCAGCGTGCTGTCGGAAACCGACCTGAAGACCCCCGAGGAATTCAACGACCTGATCATCGACGACCGCCGTGGCTACCTGCTGCGCCTGTCGGATGTGGGCCACGCCGAGATCGGCGCCGCCGACGAGCGCTCGCTGGTGCGCTTCAACGGCCGCCCGGCGGTGTCCCTGGGCCTGGTGCGCCAGGCCACGGCCAACCCGCTGGAAATCTCCGACGGCCTCAATGCCGCGCTGCCCGAGGTGCGTGAGCTGCTGCCCGAGGGCATGCAGATGGCCATCGCCAACGACAACTCGCTGTTCATCCGCGAATCCATCTCCAACGTCTACGCCACCATCTGGGAGGCGGTGGTGCTGGTGGTGCTGATCATCTTCCTGTTCCTGCGCTCGCTGCGGGCGACGCTGATCCCGCTGGTGACCATCCCGGTGTCGCTGATCGGCGCCTGCGCGCTGATGGCGCTGATGGGCTTCACCATCAACACCCTCACGCTGCTGGCGATGGTCCTCGCCATCGGCCTGGTGGTGGACGACGCCATCGTGGTGCTGGAGAACATCCACCGGCACATCGAGGCGGGCCTGTCGCCGGTGCAGGCAGCGTTCAAGGGCAGCCGCGAGATCGCCTTCGCGGTGATCGCCATGACCCTGACGCTTGCGGCCGTCTATGCGCCCATCGGCTTCATGCAGGGCACCTCGGGCAAGCTCTTCACCGAATTCTCATGGACCCTGGCCGGCGCGGTGCTGGTCTCCGGCTTCGTCGCCCTGACGCTGTCGCCGATGATGTGCGGCCAACTGCTCAAGGCGCACCGGCCCGGGGAGCGCCATGGCCGCCTGTACAACCTGGTCGAAGGCTTCCTCAACGGCCTCACCTACAGCTACCGCCACCTGATGGAGCGGGTGCTGCGCGCCTGGGTGCTGATCGCCGTGTTCCTGGTCGGCGTGCTGCTGCTGTGCGCCTGGATGTTCACCGGGCTGCGCAGCGAGCTGGCGCCCACCGAGGACACCGGCACCATAGTCGGCACCCTCAACGGCCCGGACGGCGCCACCCTGCAGTACACCAGCCGCTACGCGAAGATGCTCGAGGACGCCTACAAGTCGATCCCCGAGACCAACCGCTACATGGTGGTGGTGGGCTTCCCCACCGTGGCCCAGGGCCTGTCGTTCATGAAGCTGGAGGACTGGGACAAGCGCAGCCGCAGCCAGTTCGAGATCCGCGACGAGCTCCTGCCCAAGCTGCAGGACATCCCCGGCGTGCGTGCCTTTCCGGTCAACCGCCCGCCGCTGGGGCAGAGCGCGCGCAACCAGCCGGTGAACTTCGTCATCCGCTCGTCCCTGGAATACGCCGAGCTGCAGCAGTACGTGGACACCCTGCTGGCGCGCATCCGCGACTACCCGGGGCTGGAGAGCATCGACACCGACCTCAAGCTCAACACCCCGCAGCTCAAGGTCACGGTCAACCGCGAGCAGGCCACCGCCGTGGGCACCGACGTCGCCACCATCGGCCGCAGCCTGGAAAGCCTGTTCGGCAGCCGCCAGGTGACCCGCTTCAAGCAGAACGGCGAGCAGTACGACGTGCTGGTGCAACTGGCCAACGTCGACCGCAGCAACCCCGACGACCTCAACCGCGTGTACGTGCGCGGCCGCGACGACAGCATGGTGCAGCTCTCCAACCTGATCGAGGTGAAGGAGACGGTATCGCCGCGCGAGCTCAACCACTTCAACCAGCTGCGCGCGGTGACCCTCAGCGCCAACGTCGGCAGCGGCTACACCCTCGGCGAGGCGCTGACCCACCTGGAGCGCGTGGCCCGCGAGGTGATGCCGCCGGAGACCCAGTTCGACTACACCGGCACCTCCCGCGACTTCAAGGAATCCAGCGCCGGGGTGGCGCTGACCTTCGCCCTGGCCCTGGTGTTCATCTACCTGGTGCTGGCGGCGCAGTTCGAGAGCTTCGTCGACCCGCTGATCATCCTCTTCAGCGTGCCGCTCTCCATCGCCGGCGCCTTGCTCGCCCTGGAGCTGTTCGGCGGCACCCTGAACATCTATTCCCAGGTGGGGATGGTCACGCTCATCGGGCTGATCACCAAGCACGGCATCCTCATCGTCGAGTTCGCCAACCAGCTGCTGCGCGAGGGTCGCAGCCTGGATGAGGCGGTGATGGAAGCCTCGGTGCAGCGCCTGCGGCCGATCCTCATGACCACCGGCGCCATGGTCCTCGGCTCGCTGCCCCTGGCGATCGCCACCGGCGCCGGCGCCGAGAGCCGCCAGCAGATCGGCATGGTGATCGTCGGCGGCCTGCTGGTGGGCACCTTCTTTACCCTGTTCGTGGTGCCGACGCTCTACCGCAAGCTGCGCCACTGGCGGCCGATGCGCCTGGAGGAGCCGGCGCTGGCGTGA
- a CDS encoding TerC family protein translates to MSALHTFLFADFLGTATWLWLVFMAIVIGLLVFDLGVLHRDQHEIEMRESLLLYSGYFAVGVAFGGWVWFELGAQAALEFYTGFLVEQSLSMDNVFVMAMIFGFFAIPRRYQHRVLFWGILGVIVLRALMIGLGTALVKEFDWILYIFGAFLLFTGVKMLFSREEAERDLSQNRVLQFVRRHMRVTDEIHGAHFFVRLKDASGHTLLWATPLFLALVLIELADLVFAVDSVPAIFSITQDPFIVYTSNIFAILGLRSLYFALAALMHRFVYLKYALALVLIFIGGKIFLHGFIGKIPALLSLGVTFGLLAGGVLLSLFKTRNRPQASSAGD, encoded by the coding sequence ATGTCAGCTCTGCACACGTTCCTGTTCGCCGATTTCCTCGGCACCGCCACCTGGCTGTGGCTGGTGTTCATGGCCATCGTCATCGGCCTGCTGGTGTTCGACCTCGGCGTCCTGCACCGCGACCAGCATGAAATCGAGATGCGCGAGAGCCTGCTGCTCTACAGCGGCTACTTCGCCGTGGGCGTCGCCTTCGGTGGCTGGGTCTGGTTCGAGCTGGGCGCGCAGGCGGCGCTGGAGTTCTACACCGGCTTCCTGGTGGAGCAATCGCTGTCGATGGACAACGTGTTCGTCATGGCGATGATCTTCGGCTTCTTCGCCATCCCCCGCCGCTACCAGCACCGGGTGCTGTTCTGGGGCATCCTCGGGGTGATCGTGCTGCGTGCGCTGATGATCGGCCTGGGCACCGCGCTGGTGAAGGAGTTCGACTGGATTCTCTACATCTTCGGCGCCTTCCTGCTGTTCACCGGGGTGAAGATGCTGTTCAGCCGCGAAGAGGCCGAGCGCGACCTGTCGCAGAACCGCGTGCTGCAGTTCGTGCGCCGGCACATGCGGGTCACCGACGAGATACATGGCGCGCACTTCTTCGTGCGCCTGAAGGACGCCTCCGGCCACACCCTGCTCTGGGCCACCCCGCTGTTCCTCGCCCTGGTGCTGATCGAACTGGCCGACCTGGTGTTCGCCGTCGACAGCGTGCCGGCGATCTTCTCCATCACCCAGGACCCCTTCATCGTCTACACCTCGAACATCTTCGCCATCCTCGGCCTGCGCTCGCTGTACTTCGCCCTGGCCGCACTGATGCACCGCTTCGTCTACCTCAAGTACGCCCTCGCCCTGGTGCTGATCTTCATCGGCGGCAAGATCTTCCTGCATGGATTCATCGGCAAGATTCCCGCGCTGCTCTCTCTTGGCGTAACCTTTGGCCTGCTTGCCGGTGGCGTGCTGCTGTCGCTGTTCAAGACCCGCAACCGCCCGCAGGCCTCATCAGCCGGAGACTGA
- a CDS encoding substrate-binding domain-containing protein, whose product MRDLCERDIWSRTLSLLLLGFVCYALPWSVFAALPLPADKNPVLRIQGSNTIGAKLGPALVRGLMEEEGLGGIRQEPGTQENEVQLVGSAPNGREVRITVAAHGSGTGFVAIKDGSADLAASSRPIKDAEAGDLSVFGDLKSRYGEHVIAIDGLAIVVNPGNTLTSLSTEELARVFAGEVKTWEEIGGKGGAIHLYARDDKSGTFDTFKELVLAAHGKSLAASAKRFESNDKLSEAVSADAAGIGFVGLASVGKSRAAAIADGESQAMAPSVTQIATEDYPLSRRLFFYMKPGEKNPWAQALVRFAQGPRGQAIVAQTGFVAQTVQAVKVAAQPDMPRDYQQLARDAQRLSVNFRFQEGSANLDNKALRDVERVLDYLKENDKLSNQVTLVGFGDPKADPGRAALLSKLRAMAVRRELAKAGVSFREITGLGDELPVAANSEEGRIKNRRVEVWVY is encoded by the coding sequence ATGCGCGACCTCTGTGAACGTGATATCTGGAGCCGGACCCTCAGCCTGCTGCTGCTCGGTTTCGTCTGCTACGCCCTGCCCTGGTCGGTGTTCGCCGCCCTGCCCCTGCCCGCCGACAAGAACCCGGTGCTGCGCATCCAGGGCTCCAACACCATCGGTGCCAAGCTCGGCCCGGCCCTGGTACGCGGCCTCATGGAGGAGGAAGGCCTGGGCGGCATCCGCCAGGAGCCCGGCACCCAGGAAAACGAAGTGCAACTGGTGGGCAGCGCGCCCAACGGCCGGGAAGTGCGGATCACCGTGGCCGCCCACGGCTCGGGCACCGGTTTCGTCGCCATCAAGGACGGCAGTGCCGATCTCGCCGCGTCCTCGCGCCCGATCAAGGACGCCGAGGCCGGCGACCTCTCGGTGTTCGGCGACCTGAAGAGCCGCTACGGCGAGCATGTGATCGCCATCGACGGGCTGGCCATCGTCGTCAACCCGGGCAACACCCTGACCAGCCTGAGCACCGAGGAGCTGGCACGCGTCTTCGCCGGCGAGGTGAAGACCTGGGAAGAGATCGGTGGCAAGGGCGGCGCCATCCACCTGTACGCCCGCGATGACAAGTCCGGCACCTTCGACACCTTCAAGGAGCTGGTGCTGGCCGCCCACGGCAAGAGCCTCGCGGCCTCGGCCAAGCGCTTCGAATCCAACGACAAGCTCTCCGAAGCCGTCAGCGCCGATGCCGCCGGCATCGGCTTCGTCGGCCTGGCCTCCGTGGGCAAGTCCCGCGCCGCGGCCATCGCCGATGGCGAGTCCCAGGCCATGGCGCCGTCGGTGACGCAGATCGCCACGGAGGACTACCCGCTCTCGCGCCGCCTGTTCTTCTATATGAAGCCCGGCGAGAAGAACCCCTGGGCCCAGGCCCTGGTGCGCTTCGCCCAGGGCCCGCGCGGCCAGGCGATCGTCGCCCAGACCGGCTTCGTCGCGCAGACGGTGCAGGCGGTCAAGGTCGCCGCCCAGCCCGACATGCCCAGGGACTACCAGCAGCTGGCCCGCGATGCCCAGCGCCTGTCGGTGAACTTCCGCTTCCAGGAGGGCAGCGCCAACCTCGACAACAAGGCCCTGCGCGATGTCGAGCGCGTGCTGGACTACCTGAAGGAGAACGACAAGCTGAGCAACCAGGTGACCCTGGTGGGCTTCGGCGACCCCAAGGCCGACCCGGGCCGCGCCGCCCTTCTCTCCAAGCTGCGCGCCATGGCCGTGCGCCGCGAGCTGGCCAAGGCCGGCGTGTCCTTCCGCGAGATCACCGGCCTGGGCGATGAACTGCCGGTGGCCGCCAACAGCGAAGAAGGCCGCATCAAGAATCGCCGCGTGGAAGTCTGGGTCTACTGA
- a CDS encoding MerR family transcriptional regulator — protein sequence MPLKVGELAKRCGLTVRTLHHYDQIGLLRSSARSGSGYRLYGRTDIARLHQIQVLRKLGLSLGEIGTWLDEAPASLSPLIEQQIRQLDREIAHRQLLRERLATLGGQLQSGQEPELSEWLGTLELMNMYDSYFSPGELKELRLYADEARRREWAALVARVQALIARGVPPQADEAQALSRTWMTMLEADTGANPVLFAKLNAMHEAEPALREETGITPQTMAYVVQAFSETKLAIYQRYLTPEEFAFLKANYGTRMHEWPPLIAEVHQQMESRAPASDPATLALARRWLELFRSYAGDDPATQQKIREALVSEPELRHGSWASDAMLDYLRQAMGHLMAARR from the coding sequence ATGCCTTTGAAAGTCGGTGAACTGGCCAAGCGCTGCGGGCTGACCGTGCGCACGCTGCACCATTACGACCAGATCGGCCTGCTCCGCTCTTCCGCGCGCTCGGGTTCCGGTTACCGCCTCTACGGCCGCACGGATATCGCCCGCCTCCACCAGATCCAGGTCCTGCGCAAGCTGGGCCTGTCCCTGGGCGAGATCGGCACATGGCTGGACGAGGCGCCGGCGTCGCTTTCCCCGCTCATCGAGCAGCAGATCCGCCAGCTCGACCGGGAGATCGCCCACCGCCAACTCCTGCGCGAACGCCTGGCCACCCTCGGTGGCCAGTTGCAGAGCGGCCAGGAACCGGAGCTCTCCGAATGGCTCGGCACTCTGGAGTTGATGAACATGTACGACAGCTATTTTTCCCCCGGGGAACTCAAGGAACTGCGCCTGTACGCGGACGAGGCGCGGCGCCGCGAATGGGCCGCGCTCGTGGCCCGGGTCCAGGCGCTGATCGCCAGGGGCGTGCCACCCCAGGCGGACGAGGCGCAGGCGCTCTCACGCACCTGGATGACCATGCTGGAGGCGGATACCGGCGCCAACCCGGTGCTGTTCGCCAAGCTCAACGCCATGCACGAGGCGGAGCCGGCGCTGCGGGAGGAGACCGGCATCACCCCACAGACCATGGCCTACGTGGTCCAGGCCTTCAGCGAGACCAAGCTGGCGATCTACCAGCGCTACCTGACGCCCGAGGAATTCGCGTTCCTCAAGGCCAACTACGGCACGCGCATGCACGAGTGGCCGCCGCTGATCGCCGAGGTGCACCAGCAGATGGAGTCCCGCGCCCCGGCGTCCGACCCGGCCACGCTGGCCCTCGCCCGGCGCTGGCTGGAGCTGTTCCGCTCCTATGCCGGTGACGACCCGGCCACCCAGCAGAAGATCCGCGAGGCGCTGGTGAGCGAGCCGGAACTGCGCCACGGCTCCTGGGCCAGCGACGCGATGCTGGACTACTTGCGCCAGGCCATGGGGCACCTGATGGCCGCCCGCCGCTGA